From a single Wolbachia endosymbiont of Oedothorax gibbosus genomic region:
- the lpdA gene encoding dihydrolipoyl dehydrogenase: protein MNEHDITVIGSGPGGYIAAIRAAQLGFKTAIVEKEKNLGGICLNWGCIPTKSLLRTSEVYRLIKRSKEFGIEVKEASFDIQSMVKYSRSVVDKLSSGVVYLMKKNNIKVYQGFGKLAGNNTIKVAGDKEDQEISSKHIILATGVRARNLPGIEADGDLIWNAQHAMTPERLPKSLLIIGSGAIGIEFASFYSTLGVDVTIVEVKDSILPLEDQDISNLAQEIFTRQGIKIYTNSSVKALTKSKNSAQVQLISGESKEFDRVIVAVGVQANTENIGLENTKIKLSSSGFIETNEWYETNESSVYAIGDVAGPPCLAHKASHEAVICVEKIAGKNTHVLKKECIPNCTYSHPQIASIGLTEEQAIKGGYDIKIGKFHSNFNGKSIALGETEGLVKTIIDKKTGELLGSHMIGAEVTELISNFALAKQLEGTDFDIKSTIFPHPTISEMIHESVLAADVK from the coding sequence ATGAATGAGCATGATATTACAGTTATAGGTAGCGGTCCTGGTGGTTATATAGCAGCAATTAGGGCAGCACAGCTTGGGTTTAAAACTGCAATTGTTGAAAAAGAAAAGAATTTAGGCGGTATATGCTTAAATTGGGGATGTATACCAACAAAGTCGCTACTTAGGACGTCTGAGGTTTATAGGCTAATAAAAAGATCAAAAGAGTTTGGTATAGAAGTAAAGGAAGCAAGTTTTGATATACAATCAATGGTGAAATATTCAAGAAGCGTTGTTGATAAATTATCAAGTGGCGTTGTATATTTGATGAAAAAAAATAACATCAAAGTTTATCAGGGCTTTGGTAAACTTGCAGGTAATAATACTATAAAAGTTGCTGGTGATAAGGAAGATCAAGAAATTTCTTCTAAGCATATTATTTTAGCAACGGGCGTGAGGGCACGAAATCTTCCTGGAATAGAGGCAGATGGAGATTTAATATGGAATGCGCAGCATGCTATGACTCCAGAGAGATTACCAAAATCGCTACTAATTATAGGGTCTGGTGCAATTGGAATAGAGTTTGCAAGTTTTTATAGTACTTTGGGAGTTGATGTAACAATTGTAGAGGTAAAAGACAGTATTTTGCCGCTAGAAGATCAAGACATTTCAAATTTAGCACAGGAAATATTTACAAGACAGGGAATAAAAATATATACAAACAGTAGTGTAAAAGCTCTTACTAAAAGTAAAAACTCTGCTCAAGTGCAACTAATTAGTGGTGAAAGTAAGGAATTTGATAGAGTAATTGTTGCAGTTGGCGTTCAAGCAAATACTGAAAACATAGGCTTAGAAAATACAAAAATTAAATTGAGCTCTTCTGGTTTTATTGAAACTAATGAATGGTATGAGACTAATGAATCAAGTGTGTATGCAATAGGTGATGTAGCTGGTCCGCCATGTTTAGCGCATAAAGCAAGTCATGAAGCTGTGATCTGTGTTGAGAAGATTGCTGGTAAAAATACACATGTATTAAAAAAAGAGTGCATACCAAATTGCACTTATTCTCATCCGCAAATAGCGAGCATCGGCCTTACTGAGGAACAGGCAATAAAAGGTGGGTATGATATAAAAATAGGAAAATTTCACTCTAACTTTAATGGTAAGTCTATTGCACTTGGTGAAACTGAAGGATTAGTGAAAACAATTATAGACAAAAAGACAGGCGAACTTCTGGGCAGCCACATGATAGGTGCAGAAGTAACGGAGTTAATTAGCAATTTTGCCCTAGCAAAGCAACTAGAAGGAACAGACTTCGACATAAAATCTACGATCTTTCCCCATCCAACCATTTCAGAGATGATACATGAATCAGTACTTGCTGCAGATGTTAAATAG
- the carB gene encoding carbamoyl-phosphate synthase large subunit gives MPKRTDIESILVIGAGPIVIGQACEFDYSGTQSCKVLKSEGYKVILVNSNPATIMTDPEFSDATYIEPVLPEIIEKIIIKERPDAILPTMGGQTALNCAIKLADDGVLDKYNVELIGVNREAIKKAEDRELFRQSMDRIGLKYPKSIIIKNQEQIKEALGYIGLPAIIRSSFTLGGAGSGIAYNKEEFFSIAESALKISPINEVQIDESIIGWKEYEMEVIRDCKDNCIIICSIENVDPMGVHTGDSITVAPALTLRDVEYQQMRNASIAVLREIDVSAGGANVQFAVNPKEDESLVVIEMNPRVSRSSALASKATGYPIAKVVTKLAIGYSLDEIRNDCAPIIPAAFEPVIDYIVTKIPRFEFEKFKGTNCELSTSMKSVGEVMSIGRTFNESLQKAFRSLETGLTGLDEVFPENIDIDHIKSQLAKLLPNRLLIAADAMRRGISIEEINSITGYDLWFLQNIQQIILAEQKIKENGLPETAYEMLELKKMGFSDARLAKLSNKKVEQIEAMRKNFGVNPVYKRVDTCAAEFESSTAYMYGCYEGDVENKKECEANISDRKKVVILGSGPNRIGQGIEFDYACVHAVSAAKEMGYETIMINCNPETVSTDYDTADRLYFAPLIAEDVLEILSKEQENGTLVGVIVQIGGQTPLKLAKVLNERGFKILGTSFDSIDLAEDRMRFKNLALQLNLKQPESSICHSVEEALTNAEKVGFPLVVRPSYVLGGQSMSIRHDTQSFKEYVLDQTKIFEHGSLLLDKFLVNAVEVDVDAVCDGEKVFIAAVMEHIEEAGIHSGDSTCSIPTNTLSDEVIKEIELQTERIALALEVKGLINIQFAVQESDVYILEVNLRASRTVPFISKVINIPIAKLATQVILGKKLGQEKKSLDHFAVKAAVFPFTRFSEIDTLLGPEMKSTGEVMGIDSSFEAALAKTHMAAGYKLPTEGTALVSVKDDDKEYILPVARMLKELSFEIYATKGTALYLNNNGIAAKAVNKVREGRPHIVDMLKDGKINLVINTSKGVKSVSDSKDIRRTAILQNIAYSTTASGSKALVLAIQYVKNSKLEVKSLQQIQNVSSTI, from the coding sequence ATGCCAAAACGCACAGATATAGAATCTATATTAGTAATAGGAGCAGGCCCAATAGTTATAGGTCAGGCATGCGAGTTTGATTATTCCGGAACTCAAAGTTGCAAGGTATTAAAGAGCGAAGGCTATAAAGTCATTTTAGTTAACTCCAACCCCGCAACTATAATGACAGATCCTGAATTCTCTGATGCAACTTATATTGAGCCGGTACTACCTGAAATCATAGAGAAAATTATAATTAAAGAGAGGCCAGATGCAATATTGCCAACAATGGGCGGGCAAACAGCACTTAATTGTGCAATAAAACTTGCAGATGATGGAGTGTTAGACAAATACAACGTAGAATTAATAGGGGTAAATAGAGAAGCAATAAAAAAAGCAGAGGATAGAGAGTTATTCCGCCAATCCATGGATAGAATAGGACTGAAATACCCCAAAAGTATCATTATAAAAAATCAAGAACAAATAAAAGAGGCTTTGGGCTACATTGGATTACCAGCAATTATCCGCTCATCATTCACTCTTGGTGGCGCAGGTAGTGGCATAGCATATAATAAAGAGGAGTTTTTCAGCATCGCAGAAAGTGCTCTCAAAATTTCGCCAATAAATGAAGTTCAGATAGATGAATCAATTATTGGCTGGAAAGAATATGAAATGGAAGTTATCCGCGACTGTAAAGATAACTGCATAATAATCTGTTCAATAGAAAATGTTGATCCAATGGGGGTGCACACCGGAGATAGTATCACGGTTGCTCCTGCTTTGACTCTGCGTGACGTAGAATATCAACAGATGAGAAATGCATCTATAGCAGTGCTGAGAGAAATTGACGTTAGTGCCGGTGGTGCAAATGTTCAGTTTGCAGTGAATCCTAAAGAAGATGAAAGCCTCGTTGTAATTGAAATGAATCCAAGAGTTTCTCGCTCTTCTGCACTTGCCTCAAAAGCAACAGGCTATCCTATTGCAAAAGTTGTCACTAAGCTTGCTATTGGCTATTCACTCGATGAAATACGTAACGACTGCGCTCCAATCATACCAGCAGCATTCGAACCAGTGATTGATTATATCGTCACTAAAATTCCTCGATTTGAGTTTGAAAAATTTAAGGGAACGAATTGTGAATTATCAACTTCCATGAAATCGGTGGGAGAAGTAATGTCTATAGGCCGCACTTTTAATGAGTCACTACAGAAAGCTTTTCGCTCACTTGAAACAGGGCTCACGGGACTTGATGAAGTATTTCCTGAGAACATTGATATTGATCACATAAAATCTCAATTAGCAAAATTGCTACCAAACAGATTACTGATTGCTGCTGACGCAATGCGCCGCGGAATTAGCATAGAAGAAATAAATTCGATTACAGGATATGACTTATGGTTTTTACAGAATATACAGCAAATTATATTAGCTGAACAAAAAATCAAGGAAAATGGCCTTCCTGAAACTGCATATGAAATGTTAGAGCTGAAAAAAATGGGCTTCTCGGACGCAAGGCTCGCAAAGTTAAGCAATAAAAAAGTAGAGCAAATTGAAGCAATGAGGAAAAATTTTGGTGTTAATCCAGTTTATAAACGTGTAGACACCTGTGCAGCTGAATTTGAATCGAGCACTGCCTATATGTATGGCTGCTATGAGGGTGATGTTGAAAATAAAAAGGAATGTGAGGCGAATATTTCGGATCGAAAAAAAGTCGTGATTTTAGGAAGTGGTCCAAATCGCATTGGTCAGGGCATTGAGTTTGACTACGCATGCGTACATGCAGTTTCTGCCGCCAAAGAAATGGGGTATGAAACAATAATGATCAACTGTAATCCAGAAACTGTTTCAACTGATTATGATACCGCTGATCGTTTATATTTCGCCCCACTGATTGCAGAGGATGTGCTTGAAATACTAAGTAAAGAACAAGAAAATGGCACACTGGTTGGTGTAATAGTTCAAATAGGTGGTCAAACACCTTTAAAGTTAGCCAAAGTGCTTAACGAGAGAGGTTTCAAAATTCTGGGAACTTCGTTTGATTCTATTGACCTTGCAGAAGATCGCATGAGGTTTAAAAATCTTGCTTTGCAACTTAATTTAAAACAACCTGAAAGTTCTATCTGCCATTCAGTAGAAGAAGCGTTAACCAATGCAGAAAAGGTGGGGTTTCCACTAGTAGTCAGGCCATCATATGTCCTCGGTGGTCAATCCATGTCGATTAGACACGATACTCAGAGCTTTAAAGAGTACGTCTTAGATCAAACTAAAATCTTTGAGCATGGTTCGCTGCTTCTTGATAAATTTTTAGTCAATGCAGTTGAGGTTGACGTTGATGCTGTATGTGATGGGGAAAAAGTTTTCATTGCAGCGGTCATGGAGCACATTGAAGAAGCTGGTATTCATTCTGGCGATTCAACATGCTCAATACCGACAAATACATTGAGTGACGAAGTAATAAAAGAGATCGAGCTACAAACTGAGAGAATAGCTCTTGCACTAGAAGTGAAAGGTCTGATAAACATTCAGTTTGCTGTTCAAGAGAGTGATGTATACATACTTGAAGTAAATTTACGAGCTAGTCGAACCGTTCCTTTTATTTCCAAAGTAATCAACATTCCTATTGCAAAGCTTGCCACTCAGGTTATTTTAGGCAAAAAATTAGGCCAAGAAAAAAAATCTCTCGATCATTTTGCAGTTAAAGCTGCTGTTTTTCCGTTCACGCGCTTTTCGGAAATTGACACTCTACTTGGTCCTGAAATGAAATCAACAGGAGAAGTGATGGGAATTGACTCATCGTTTGAAGCTGCACTTGCAAAAACGCACATGGCTGCAGGATACAAGTTACCAACAGAAGGAACAGCTCTGGTTTCAGTAAAAGATGATGATAAAGAGTATATATTGCCTGTTGCACGAATGTTGAAAGAACTGAGTTTTGAAATATATGCAACCAAAGGCACAGCTTTATATCTGAATAATAACGGCATTGCTGCAAAAGCTGTAAATAAAGTGAGAGAAGGCAGACCCCACATAGTTGATATGCTCAAAGATGGAAAAATAAATCTAGTAATCAATACTTCAAAAGGTGTGAAATCAGTCTCAGATAGCAAAGATATCAGGAGAACTGCTATTTTGCAAAATATAGCTTATAGCACCACAGCTTCTGGGAGTAAAGCGTTAGTGCTTGCAATTCAATATGTAAAGAATAGCAAATTGGAAGTGAAATCATTACAGCAGATACAAAACGTTAGTTCAACTATTTAA
- a CDS encoding ATP-dependent DNA helicase RecG: MNLNEQPDILTFLSSKLENIPKFHSTILPKLCGGDKVVDLLFYRPLSYVDRSKSLLDAQVGELTTFMAKVYEHQPPTFRGRPYKIVVESESQYMFIVFFNYSVKYLYKLFPIGANVIVSGKLEKFAEHWQITHPDYVSLDINQFKEIACIEPVYQLCRGITNKRIGNIISSNLKELPDLPEWIDDTLIKQKKWLSWRESIIKLHRPSSLAEAEVCRKRLAYDELFAYQLALKLARKNHVKERGREFIILSKYKEQVLNELSFQLTNDQIRAIDEISERQKSKYRMISLLQGDVGSGKTVVALFVMLNVVENNMQAALMAPTTILAEQHYNWIEEVLSCTDIKVALLTSKTSRKERKIIMNELASGVLNIVIGTHALFQANVTFKNLGLAVIDEQQRFGVMQRNRLVGKGENADILFVTATPIPRTLQQAMYGDVECSILKEKPKSRLPIKTVTMNISRVPDVTKKLKDAINRGEKAYWICPYIEENKETNIAAAEMRFQELQKTFFDRVGIIHGKLTQEQKDQVMFSFKRNEFSLLVATTVIEVGIDVPDATIMIIENAEQFGLSQLHQLRGRVGRGNKPSFCVLLYDNLSKSSSSKLKIMCESQDGFYIAERDMMLRGSGDILGTKQSGCMEFKFADLYQDRELLNLAYNNAKGTMADFELLLDIFEYRSRLHFSKFQ, translated from the coding sequence ATGAATCTCAATGAGCAACCCGATATACTGACTTTTTTGAGCAGCAAACTAGAGAATATACCTAAGTTTCATTCCACAATATTGCCTAAACTTTGTGGTGGGGACAAAGTGGTGGACCTGCTATTTTATAGGCCGCTCAGTTATGTGGATAGAAGTAAGTCACTACTTGATGCTCAAGTTGGAGAACTTACAACTTTCATGGCAAAAGTTTATGAACATCAGCCGCCCACTTTTAGAGGTAGACCATATAAAATAGTTGTTGAAAGTGAGAGTCAGTATATGTTCATAGTCTTTTTTAATTACTCAGTTAAGTATTTATATAAACTATTTCCAATTGGAGCGAATGTGATCGTCAGTGGCAAGCTCGAAAAATTTGCTGAGCATTGGCAAATTACTCATCCAGATTACGTGTCGCTTGACATCAACCAATTTAAAGAAATAGCTTGCATAGAGCCAGTTTACCAATTATGCCGTGGCATTACCAATAAGCGCATTGGGAACATAATAAGCTCTAATCTAAAAGAATTGCCTGATTTACCAGAGTGGATAGATGATACATTAATCAAGCAAAAAAAATGGTTAAGTTGGAGGGAAAGCATCATAAAGTTGCACAGACCAAGCTCATTAGCGGAAGCGGAAGTTTGTAGAAAAAGGCTTGCTTATGATGAATTATTTGCGTATCAGCTAGCACTGAAACTTGCAAGAAAAAATCATGTGAAAGAAAGGGGAAGAGAATTTATAATATTGAGTAAATACAAAGAACAAGTTTTAAATGAATTATCGTTTCAATTAACAAATGATCAAATTCGCGCAATAGATGAAATCTCAGAGAGGCAAAAATCCAAGTACCGCATGATAAGCTTGCTGCAAGGTGATGTTGGTAGTGGCAAAACTGTAGTTGCACTTTTTGTGATGCTAAATGTGGTAGAAAACAACATGCAGGCAGCTCTAATGGCACCAACTACTATCTTGGCGGAGCAACATTATAATTGGATTGAGGAAGTTTTATCCTGTACCGATATAAAAGTTGCTTTGCTTACTAGTAAAACTTCGCGCAAGGAAAGAAAGATTATTATGAACGAACTTGCAAGTGGTGTTTTAAATATAGTGATTGGCACTCATGCACTATTTCAAGCTAATGTTACATTTAAAAATTTAGGGCTTGCAGTCATAGACGAGCAACAGCGATTTGGAGTGATGCAGAGAAATCGCTTGGTAGGAAAAGGAGAAAATGCCGATATACTTTTCGTTACTGCAACTCCCATTCCAAGAACCTTGCAGCAAGCTATGTATGGTGACGTTGAATGTTCAATTTTGAAAGAAAAACCAAAATCCAGATTGCCAATAAAAACTGTAACTATGAACATTAGTAGGGTGCCAGATGTTACTAAAAAGCTAAAAGATGCTATAAACAGGGGCGAAAAAGCATATTGGATTTGTCCATATATAGAAGAAAACAAAGAGACCAATATTGCTGCAGCAGAGATGCGCTTTCAGGAATTACAAAAAACATTTTTTGATAGAGTCGGGATAATACACGGAAAATTGACTCAGGAGCAGAAAGATCAAGTTATGTTTTCCTTCAAAAGAAATGAATTTTCTTTGCTTGTTGCAACCACTGTGATAGAAGTTGGTATAGATGTGCCAGATGCAACCATTATGATTATAGAAAATGCAGAGCAATTTGGGTTATCGCAATTGCATCAGTTAAGAGGCAGAGTAGGGCGAGGAAACAAGCCATCTTTTTGTGTATTATTATACGATAATTTAAGTAAAAGCTCATCTTCAAAGTTAAAGATCATGTGTGAGTCACAGGACGGATTTTACATTGCTGAAAGGGATATGATGCTAAGAGGCAGTGGAGATATTTTAGGCACAAAACAATCAGGATGTATGGAATTTAAATTTGCTGATTTATATCAGGACAGAGAGCTGCTCAATCTCGCGTATAATAACGCAAAAGGCACAATGGCTGATTTTGAATTACTGCTTGATATATTTGAATATAGAAGTAGATTACATTTTTCAAAATTTCAGTAG
- the miaA gene encoding tRNA (adenosine(37)-N6)-dimethylallyltransferase MiaA gives MKNNIVIITGITASGKSELCDNLIEKYGNISIINCDSKQVYEEIPIITAQPPKQEVFYKLYGYVSAKENYSVGLWLEDLEKEVNHALENAQIPIITGGSGLYISSLIKGLSSMPQISQEVRKNVSELRKNLSKEEFYKLALSKDPRIQGKVFMNDSHRLSRALEVITETGKSIFVWQENRQPPLFDNFKIYTILPKREDVYQKINSRFIKMIENGAIDEVKKLLSMNLSPNLPAMKAHGVPEIIKYLKGEITLDEAIQIAQTNTRHYAKRQYTWFKNQFPNAEMIDCANKL, from the coding sequence ATGAAAAATAATATAGTAATTATTACAGGAATTACGGCCTCAGGTAAATCAGAATTATGCGATAACCTGATAGAAAAATATGGAAATATTAGTATAATAAATTGTGATTCAAAGCAGGTATATGAAGAAATTCCCATAATTACTGCTCAACCACCAAAGCAAGAAGTATTTTATAAACTATATGGTTATGTTTCAGCAAAAGAAAATTATTCCGTGGGTCTATGGTTAGAAGATTTAGAAAAAGAAGTTAATCACGCATTAGAAAATGCTCAAATACCTATCATCACTGGAGGAAGCGGGCTTTACATCAGCAGTTTAATCAAAGGCTTATCATCAATGCCACAAATAAGTCAGGAAGTGAGGAAAAATGTAAGCGAATTAAGGAAAAATTTAAGTAAAGAGGAGTTTTACAAATTAGCGCTAAGCAAAGATCCAAGGATTCAAGGTAAAGTGTTCATGAATGACTCGCACCGCCTTTCAAGGGCACTTGAAGTTATCACTGAAACTGGCAAGTCAATTTTTGTATGGCAAGAGAATAGACAGCCTCCTTTATTCGATAATTTTAAGATATATACAATTTTGCCTAAACGTGAGGATGTATACCAAAAAATAAATTCTCGTTTTATCAAAATGATTGAAAATGGAGCAATTGATGAAGTAAAAAAGCTACTTAGCATGAACCTATCTCCAAACTTACCAGCTATGAAAGCACATGGAGTGCCAGAAATTATAAAATACTTAAAAGGTGAGATTACTTTAGACGAAGCGATACAAATTGCTCAAACAAACACAAGACATTATGCAAAACGTCAGTATACCTGGTTTAAAAACCAATTTCCAAATGCTGAAATGATTGATTGTGCAAACAAGCTTTGA
- a CDS encoding L-threonylcarbamoyladenylate synthase, with product MISKIINAIQNNLLVCFPTETVYALACNALNNESIGKIYQVKKRSQDKPLSIFVSDVYNLTNIAKVKKKYIDLINYFSPGPITYILPLENNNILPNEFFKDSIGIRIPKHPIAISILNKLKVPIVATSINISGEKSVCKADDIPQSIKQHLSVVIEDDELVSGTESTIIDLTEDKIKVLREGAISLQTVNNAFSN from the coding sequence ATGATATCTAAAATAATAAATGCAATACAGAACAACTTGTTAGTGTGTTTTCCAACAGAAACAGTGTATGCTCTTGCTTGTAATGCACTCAATAATGAATCTATAGGAAAAATATACCAGGTAAAGAAACGCTCTCAAGATAAGCCACTCTCTATATTTGTCAGTGATGTTTACAATTTGACAAACATAGCAAAGGTAAAGAAAAAGTATATTGATTTAATAAACTACTTTTCCCCTGGGCCAATTACCTACATTTTACCACTTGAAAACAATAATATATTGCCAAACGAATTCTTTAAAGATAGTATAGGCATCAGAATCCCTAAGCATCCTATTGCAATTTCAATATTAAATAAACTGAAAGTTCCAATAGTTGCAACTAGTATAAATATTTCAGGAGAAAAAAGTGTATGTAAGGCAGACGATATACCACAATCCATTAAGCAACATTTATCTGTAGTGATTGAAGATGATGAACTAGTTTCTGGTACAGAATCTACTATTATTGACTTAACCGAAGATAAGATTAAGGTTTTAAGGGAAGGTGCAATTTCATTACAAACAGTAAACAACGCATTTTCAAACTAA
- a CDS encoding AAA family ATPase produces MKRVIGHNQAKKKLMNNLSVQSWLICGKKGIGKATLAKSFSNWLLIKSYNEVALDLHIVEGDTIGIEKVREMKNFLHLSPIQSEHKIAIIDSLEAMTNNAKNAILKILEEPPKNSKIFIISHKPYDIQTTILCRCFQLNLLPLTYDETKQVASSQCKFDDQTFDEMITLFPGMPGMIINAISSDAYEAYKCFYKFLHDLKNPNMINKVINSEIELELASYIIQAFILESIKREVNDVEILLSRWKKIDELFVIAKQLHLDKKHVLANVVNIMT; encoded by the coding sequence ATGAAAAGAGTAATAGGTCACAACCAGGCCAAAAAAAAATTAATGAACAACTTATCTGTTCAGTCTTGGCTGATCTGTGGTAAAAAAGGTATAGGAAAAGCAACGCTTGCAAAATCCTTCTCCAATTGGTTACTCATAAAAAGCTATAATGAAGTAGCATTGGACTTACACATTGTTGAAGGTGATACTATCGGAATAGAAAAAGTCAGAGAAATGAAAAACTTTCTACACTTAAGTCCCATTCAATCAGAACACAAAATAGCTATAATAGATAGCTTAGAGGCAATGACTAATAACGCTAAAAACGCAATATTGAAAATATTAGAAGAGCCGCCAAAAAATTCTAAGATATTTATAATTAGCCATAAGCCATATGATATACAAACCACTATCTTGTGTAGGTGCTTTCAGCTAAATTTACTTCCATTAACTTATGATGAAACAAAGCAAGTTGCTTCATCTCAATGTAAATTTGATGATCAAACGTTTGACGAAATGATTACTTTATTTCCTGGAATGCCAGGAATGATAATAAATGCAATAAGTAGTGATGCTTATGAAGCATATAAATGCTTTTATAAATTTCTTCATGATTTAAAGAATCCCAATATGATTAATAAAGTAATTAATAGCGAAATCGAACTAGAACTAGCATCATATATAATTCAGGCCTTCATTTTAGAAAGCATAAAGAGAGAGGTAAATGATGTTGAAATTCTGCTAAGTCGGTGGAAAAAAATAGATGAACTTTTTGTTATTGCTAAGCAACTCCACTTAGATAAAAAGCATGTTTTAGCTAATGTAGTTAATATCATGACATAA